The Clostridium beijerinckii genomic sequence TATTCTCTTTTTTTAATTTAGCCGCCCACATTGGTATTAGAAAATTTGTTGAAAGATAATTTCCTGCTATTTTTAATGTACCATTTTTACCTTTTTTATGATTATCTATTAATGCTTCTATTCTATTTTCTATTTTAAAAACTGCCTCTGCTTCTTTTACCAACTGTTCACCTATTTCACTTAAACAAATGCCTCTACCCTGTGGTAAGAATAGTGTAATACCATTTTCTCTTTCAAACTTTTTAATTTGTGATGTAATTGCTGGTTGACTAATTTTTAATTGCTCTGATGCAACTGTTACACTTCCTGCTTTAGCTACTATATAAAACAATCTTAATCCATGTAAATTCATATTCTCTCCATTCATATATTTTATTTATGAATATAATAATAACATATATTATACATATAGATTTTGTTTTGATATACTCTCCTTATAAATTATTGCCGGCATTTTTTATAATAAAATATTTAGGAGCGAACTATGAGACAAACTGTTTTATATTTAATTAGACATGGACAAACAAAGTGGAATCTAGAAAAACGAATGCAAGGCCATAAAGATTCCCCTTTAACAAAGGTTGGCATATCTCAGGCTCAAAAACTGAGTGATAGACTTATTAATGAAAAAGTTGATTTAATATACTCTAGTGAAAGTAAACGCGCTTATGATACGGCTAAAATCATCCAGCATAATCGAAACATTCCTATAAACACAATGAAAGAATTGAAAGAAATCCATATGGGAAAATGGGAGGGCATGAATCAAACAGATATTATTAATAAGTATCCTGAAACTTGGGAAAATTTTTGGAATAACCCTTCTGTATATGTTCCAACTGATGAAGGAGAATCTTATGAAGAATTGAAAGCTAGGGTCATCCCCTCAATTGAAGAAATTATTAATTTAAATCAAGGCAAAAGTATTATTATTGTTACACATAGAATTACCTTAAAAGTTATTATGTCACATTTCATGAGTCAAAATATTTGTGATATTTGTGGCAATCCAGATATAGAATCAGCTAGCCTTTCAAAAATACATATAGAAAATGAAGTGCCAAAAATACTATTATACGGAGATATATCTCACTATAAATAGAAATTATTTATCCTAAAGTACTTTTATTTTAATTAATATAATGAAAGGCAGATTAAACACCTCTGTTTAACCTGCCTTCATCTCTTCTTTTAAATCAAGCTGACTTTTTTCTTAATTATCCCTTCATTTTTAGCTTGAACTAATAACTTATTATGTACCATTCTAGTTTTATTTATATCCACTAGAAAATCTTTATTATCCTCATATATAAGGTCTTTATATTCTGTAGCTTGATCATGTAGAACTTCTAATGCTTGTAATATTGTTAACATTTCAATCTCATTTAATTTTATTTCCATATAAACCACCCCATAAATTTTATTTCAAATTATCTATATGGCTATATTCGTAAATTTATATAATTACTTTTACTTTTTCGTAACAAAAATTACGACAAAAAATCGCATGCGATTTTAGTTAAGTTCCGTATTGTGCTTCGCACTCTTTTCATAGGTGTAGATTTTTTACGCATCTGCCTTTTCGAACGCATGTGAGAAAAATTTGGCAGGCGAATATATTTTCTTTTTTATTCTTTTTCTACATAGAACCTACTTGAATATGCTTTTCTATAAATTTTCTATATATTTTACTTTATCATAAATTTCTGAAGAATAAAAAATACAGCCAACTAGTGGCTGCAAAATTAACTAAGGTATACTAATGAAAACTTTTTTACAAGATTTATTATAATATAGTTTTCTGAACACTAGCTTAACAGCTAAAATATTCTTATTAATTCTCTACTATAAACTTATCTTCATTTAAAATATGCTTATCTATCCAATCTACAACAAATTCTAATATCTTCTTTACTGACTCATCTTGATTTAAATCTATTTCGTGTAAATCAATATTATCAATAGATTTTATAAAATCTTCATGTATTACTTTATGTGATAAGAATTTTTTATATCCTACACTCAACATATATTCCTCTTCAGATTTAAAATGAAATATAGTATACTCTTTTAATTCCCCAAGTATTTCAGTAATTCTATCATACTTATCAAGTATAAAATCATTTGTTAATAATTTATAAGCACGATCCGCAATCTCAAATAATTTTTCATGCTGCTCATCAATGAGTTTTACCCCAACTTCATAATCCGCCTTCCATTTTACCATCAAATCACCTCAAGTAACAAAATTCTCTAATATTTTATCATATTGTGGCAATATATTATATATTTTTAATACTTAATGACTCTGAAAATATAAAGTATAATTAAAAATCGCTTTTGTTCAAGCAGTAATAAACTTTATTATCATTCGCTTTAGCATACTTAAATCCAGACTTTTCAATTGCTCTCTTAGACTGATTATTGTTTACAAAATGAGAACACACAATAGAATCAAGCTCTTCTTCATTAAATCCATAACTAAGAACTTGTCTAAGCGCTTCTGGCATTAAACCTTGCCCCCAATATTTTTGTGATAAAACACATCCTATTTCTTTTGAATTTATATATATTCCTTCTGAATATTTATGTAATTCAATCCATCCAATTACTTTATTAATATTTTTTAATTCAACTGCCCATAATGAATCGGAAGAATCTATGATAAATTGCTTCAAAATCTTTAGGCTCTCTTCTTTGTTGTTCTTCACACTAAAGCCTGCTAAATTTGCAACTTTTTCATTTGACATAAATTCATGTAAATCATCTAAATCAGAATTTTTCCAAGGTCTTAAAATCAATCTATCACTCTCTAATATTGTCATTTCTAATTTATCCTCCAATATTTTGTCTAAATTGCATATTCACTTCAGCAAAGCAATATCACTTATATTTCTATACTTACTAATTCTTATAAATTCCCTTTAGAGTATATCGCTCCAAAATATGTCCATCCATTTCATGATATAATTCATTTAATAAAAATCCTTTTTTTAGATTTAGCAGTTTATCTAAAGCAAAAACATGAAACTCATAAACATGTGCTTTATCTGGTGGTGTCATACCACCATAATAACAAGAAAGTTCTTTTGATTGCTGATTACCCTGCAAGCTAGTCCAGCTATTTGTGC encodes the following:
- a CDS encoding bacteriohemerythrin, whose amino-acid sequence is MVKWKADYEVGVKLIDEQHEKLFEIADRAYKLLTNDFILDKYDRITEILGELKEYTIFHFKSEEEYMLSVGYKKFLSHKVIHEDFIKSIDNIDLHEIDLNQDESVKKILEFVVDWIDKHILNEDKFIVEN
- a CDS encoding GNAT family N-acetyltransferase, whose amino-acid sequence is MTILESDRLILRPWKNSDLDDLHEFMSNEKVANLAGFSVKNNKEESLKILKQFIIDSSDSLWAVELKNINKVIGWIELHKYSEGIYINSKEIGCVLSQKYWGQGLMPEALRQVLSYGFNEEELDSIVCSHFVNNNQSKRAIEKSGFKYAKANDNKVYYCLNKSDF
- a CDS encoding histidine phosphatase family protein; translation: MRQTVLYLIRHGQTKWNLEKRMQGHKDSPLTKVGISQAQKLSDRLINEKVDLIYSSESKRAYDTAKIIQHNRNIPINTMKELKEIHMGKWEGMNQTDIINKYPETWENFWNNPSVYVPTDEGESYEELKARVIPSIEEIINLNQGKSIIIVTHRITLKVIMSHFMSQNICDICGNPDIESASLSKIHIENEVPKILLYGDISHYK